TAGTTTAATTAAGAAGGGGGAAAGTCTCATTAAAAGCATAAAAATTTGAAAGTCAAGAGCATTTTAGTTTCACAACCAGAGCCAAGTACTGCAAAATCACCGTATTTTGAGTTGGCTGAGAAGAATGGCCTGAAAATCGACTTCAGACCGTTCATTCAAGTTGAGGGAGTTCCTGCCAAGGAATTTCGCCAAACACGAACGCAGATACTTGAGCATACTGCGGTAATTTTTACCAGCCGTACTGCTATCGATCATTTTTTCAGAATTGCACAGGAATTGCGCATTACAGTGCCTGATTCGATGAAATATTTCTGCATTTCTGAAGCAACTGCTTTCTATCTTCAAAAGTATATTGTGTACCGTAAGCGTAAAATATTTTATGCCGATGGTAGATTCACCGACTTAGTGAATGTGATGAAAAAACACAAGGACGAAAAATTCCTTGTTCCTCTTTCTGATATTCATAAACAGGAAATCCCAACCCTGTTAGACAAAGGTGGCTACACGTATACGAAAGCAATTTTATACCGTACTGTTAGTGCCGACTTATCGGATTTAGCCGATATAAAATACGATGTTCTTGTATTTTTTAGCCCTTCGGGAATCAAGTCGCTATTCCAGAACTTCCCCGATTTTGAGCAAAACTCAACACGCATAGCATGTTTTGGTCCGTCAACAGCAAAAGCAGTAGAAGAGGCCGGATTAAGACTGGATATTCAAGCTCCAACAGCACAGGCTCCTTCAATGACTATGGCTCTTGAACAATACATCAAAAAGAACAACAAGAATTAAATAGAAAAATATATACTTTTGAAAGGCCGTCCGTCACTTGACGTATGGCCTTTATTTTTTTATGGAAGCAAAAGAAAAAATAGAATCGCCAGGGTCTTTCTCGCTAAAAAAGGCGGAGCGTTTGTGCAGCAAAAAGGTTATCGATAAACTTTTTGCTGAAGGCGAATCATTTTTAGCATTTCCATTAAAAGTTGTTTTTAAAACTACCGAACTTCCTCAATCCGTTCTTGTTCAAGCTGGATTCACGGTAAGCAAAAAGATATTTAAACGAGCTGTAAAGCGAAACCGGATAAAACGTCTGATGCGGGAAGCTTACCGGCTGAACAAACAAATGCTTCCGGGGCTTGCAGAGGAGCAGCAAATGGCCGTTTTTTTCATTTTTATTGGTAAAGAGCTACCAAGCTTTGCACAGGTTGAAAAAGCCATGAAAAAGGCCCTTTACAAGCTAGCCAACTCATCTACTGAAGAAGAAAACAAAAAGGCATAAAAAAGCCCCGGAAAATCTCCCGAGGCTTCATATCGTTTTTCAAATAGCATTTTATTCCTGATCCATAATTTCGGTTTGCATACGCACCGAATCTTCATGAATTAGCTGAAACAGAATTTTAACAAAGGTTTCGTTAACATCCATACTCTTCCCCAGCTTAACGCGATTTTCCATTAATTGTGTCCAACGGTTAATCTGCAACGCAGTAACGTTATTGTCGCGTTTATACTCGCCAATCTGTTTAACAATCTGCACACGCGATGCCAGTGTTTCCAGCAATTCTGCATCGATTGCATCAATTCGGTTACGCAATACATCCAACTGATTATCAAAATCAGGATTGCTTGCATTCTCGTAGCGAATAACCAGTTTATCGAGCAATTTCCCCAGGTCGGCCGGCGTTAGTTGCTGACCGGCATCACTTAATGCACACGAGGGATCGCGATGTGATTCAAGCATCAAACCTTCCATTCCCATATCAAATGCTTTCTGCGAAATCTCGAAAAGGTATTCACGTGTTCCGGCAATGTGGCTCGGATCGCAAATTACAGGCAAATTAGGAAGCAGACGCTTTAGCTCAATAAAGGTTTTCCAGTTGGGGTAATTGCGGTATTTTGTTTCGCGAAATGGCGTAAAGCCCCGATGGATTCCTACAATGTTTTTAATACCTGCCTGATGGATTCGCTCAACAGCTCCCATCCAAAGTTGCACGTCGGGATTCACCGGGTTTTTGATCATTACCACAGCATCTGAACCTTTCACCACATCGGCAATTTCCTGCACCACAAACGGGCTTGCCGTTGAACGTGCGCCAATCCACAATACATCAAGTCCGGCTTTTAAAGCTTCTTCAGTGTGTTGTGCGTTGGCCACTTCTGTTCCAACCGGTAATCCGGTTTCTTCTTTTACCTGTTGCAACCATTTTAAACCAATCGATCCAACTCCTTCAAACGATCCCGGACGTGTTCTGGGTTTCCAAACTCCACCACGAAAAACAAATACGCGTTTGTCTTTCGCCAGCAAGCGGGCTGTTTCCATGGTTTGTTCTTCCGTTTCAAGACTACATGGCCCTGAAATCAGCAGCGGATTGTCGATATTTGGCATCCACGCTTTAATCGGATTAATGTCTAATTTTAAAGTCATGATTATTTCGTATAAAGTTTTGTTAATTTCTCTTCATTCTTTCTGAAGTGTGGATTTTCCCCACCAAGAATACTCCTTATTTTGTTTGCATTTTTAATGAGAGCAAGCATTTTATCATCATCCTCATTCTTCATACAGTCGCGAAATTCAATGAGATGTTTAATGTACACATCCAGCGATTCAACAACGTATTCGCGATTTTGTTGAAAGATAGGGTGCCACATGGTGGCTGAACTCTTCGCTAAACGAACCGTTGAACGAAATCCTCCACTTGCCAGATCGAAAATAATTTTGCGATCTTCTTTTGCCTGAACAGCATTTGCCAATGCATAAGCAGCGGCGTGTGGTAAATGCGAAACAAAAGCGGTACTATGATCCTGTTCGTCGGATGACATATATGCGATGTCCATTCCGAGCATTTGAAATAACTTTTCAATTAATGCAATATGTTGTGGCCCTGAATCTTCCTGATCGCACAAAATGGCAATTTTACCTTTAAACAATCCTTCCAAAGCCGCTGTTGGTCCTGAATCCTCAGTTCCTGACATCGGGTGTCCGGGAACAAAGTTTCGTCTACGTTTATGATTCGCAACCAAATCAACAATCACCTTTTTTGTCGATCCCATATCAGCCACTGT
This is a stretch of genomic DNA from uncultured Draconibacterium sp.. It encodes these proteins:
- a CDS encoding chorismate mutase, which translates into the protein MTLKLDINPIKAWMPNIDNPLLISGPCSLETEEQTMETARLLAKDKRVFVFRGGVWKPRTRPGSFEGVGSIGLKWLQQVKEETGLPVGTEVANAQHTEEALKAGLDVLWIGARSTASPFVVQEIADVVKGSDAVVMIKNPVNPDVQLWMGAVERIHQAGIKNIVGIHRGFTPFRETKYRNYPNWKTFIELKRLLPNLPVICDPSHIAGTREYLFEISQKAFDMGMEGLMLESHRDPSCALSDAGQQLTPADLGKLLDKLVIRYENASNPDFDNQLDVLRNRIDAIDAELLETLASRVQIVKQIGEYKRDNNVTALQINRWTQLMENRVKLGKSMDVNETFVKILFQLIHEDSVRMQTEIMDQE
- a CDS encoding prephenate dehydrogenase yields the protein MKTTVIGLGLIGGSIARDMRKSGFATELIGVEANDSHAKKALEIGLVDRIETLENGVSNTDLVIIAIPVNKELEVLPRVLDLIGGGTTVADMGSTKKVIVDLVANHKRRRNFVPGHPMSGTEDSGPTAALEGLFKGKIAILCDQEDSGPQHIALIEKLFQMLGMDIAYMSSDEQDHSTAFVSHLPHAAAYALANAVQAKEDRKIIFDLASGGFRSTVRLAKSSATMWHPIFQQNREYVVESLDVYIKHLIEFRDCMKNEDDDKMLALIKNANKIRSILGGENPHFRKNEEKLTKLYTK
- a CDS encoding uroporphyrinogen-III synthase: MKVKSILVSQPEPSTAKSPYFELAEKNGLKIDFRPFIQVEGVPAKEFRQTRTQILEHTAVIFTSRTAIDHFFRIAQELRITVPDSMKYFCISEATAFYLQKYIVYRKRKIFYADGRFTDLVNVMKKHKDEKFLVPLSDIHKQEIPTLLDKGGYTYTKAILYRTVSADLSDLADIKYDVLVFFSPSGIKSLFQNFPDFEQNSTRIACFGPSTAKAVEEAGLRLDIQAPTAQAPSMTMALEQYIKKNNKN
- the rnpA gene encoding ribonuclease P protein component, which encodes MEAKEKIESPGSFSLKKAERLCSKKVIDKLFAEGESFLAFPLKVVFKTTELPQSVLVQAGFTVSKKIFKRAVKRNRIKRLMREAYRLNKQMLPGLAEEQQMAVFFIFIGKELPSFAQVEKAMKKALYKLANSSTEEENKKA